The following coding sequences lie in one Williamwhitmania sp. genomic window:
- a CDS encoding MFS transporter — MKRNNSILLVLFLGTLMGALDISIVGPALPAISHSLGLHENQLSWVFSIYVLFNLIGIAPMARLSDQHGRKLLYTISLLLFGVGSGIVALAHSFPLLIAGRAIQGFGASGIFPVASATVGDIFPVEKQGRALGLIGAVFGIAFIIGPVIAGVLLKYFSWNVLFMINLPVVLYLIVQSLRILPGKLVREPVKFDLPGSIMLALVLISFTLWLNPPAFMKQIEHLLTIALLVTLVSLVLLVMAEKKAAAPVVRLTYLTNKQIVIAGAIATATGFLQAAFVFFPKFAIAAYNVSTSSASFMLLPLVGAVAIGSPIGGRILDKIGPRPVITGGVTLSGIGLVMVSLSHSDIWLFYGAEVVIGLGMAILAGSSLRFVVLNETDKSERASAQGILTLFISSGQIIGSTIISALAATMSTTSGYMVAFVVVGVSMLLLIPASMLLHNTGHTSASA; from the coding sequence ATGAAACGTAACAACAGTATTTTACTTGTCCTATTTCTGGGCACGCTCATGGGTGCCCTCGACATCTCCATTGTAGGTCCGGCATTACCAGCCATATCACACTCCTTAGGGCTTCACGAAAATCAGCTCTCCTGGGTTTTCTCCATTTATGTGCTGTTCAACCTCATAGGCATTGCCCCCATGGCGCGACTCTCCGACCAACATGGCAGAAAGCTACTCTACACCATATCTCTCCTCTTATTTGGTGTGGGGTCAGGTATTGTAGCCTTGGCACACAGCTTTCCATTGCTCATAGCCGGGCGAGCCATACAAGGATTTGGAGCCAGCGGCATCTTCCCTGTTGCCTCCGCTACCGTAGGCGACATTTTTCCCGTTGAGAAGCAGGGACGTGCCCTTGGACTCATTGGTGCCGTTTTTGGCATTGCGTTCATCATAGGGCCAGTTATTGCAGGGGTTCTGCTAAAATATTTCAGCTGGAATGTTCTATTTATGATTAACCTTCCAGTGGTGCTTTACCTCATAGTGCAAAGCCTCCGCATATTACCAGGGAAGCTTGTCCGGGAGCCTGTTAAATTCGATTTGCCAGGTTCCATTATGCTCGCCTTAGTATTAATTTCATTTACGCTCTGGCTAAATCCGCCAGCGTTTATGAAGCAAATAGAGCATCTCCTTACCATAGCACTACTTGTAACTTTGGTAAGCCTCGTCCTGCTTGTGATGGCTGAGAAAAAAGCCGCTGCACCCGTGGTGAGACTAACCTACCTTACAAACAAGCAAATAGTAATTGCCGGAGCCATTGCAACTGCCACTGGCTTTCTGCAAGCAGCATTCGTATTCTTCCCTAAGTTCGCCATTGCAGCCTATAACGTATCAACCTCGTCTGCGAGTTTCATGTTGCTGCCACTGGTTGGAGCAGTGGCCATAGGTTCACCAATAGGCGGTAGAATTTTGGATAAAATAGGTCCCAGACCAGTAATTACAGGTGGCGTTACACTATCTGGTATCGGTTTGGTTATGGTTTCTTTATCCCACAGCGACATCTGGCTATTCTATGGTGCTGAAGTGGTTATTGGGCTTGGGATGGCCATTCTTGCTGGCTCATCACTTCGGTTTGTAGTGCTCAACGAAACGGATAAATCGGAACGAGCTTCTGCACAGGGTATACTCACGTTATTTATTAGCAGCGGCCAAATAATTGGTTCCACCATCATATCGGCACTTGCAGCCACAATGTCAACCACCTCAGGTTATATGGTAGCTTTTGTGGTTGTTGGTGTTAGCATGTTGCTGCTCATTCCTGCCTCCATGTTACTTCACAACACAGGGCACACATCCGCAAGCGCCTAA
- a CDS encoding gamma-glutamyl-gamma-aminobutyrate hydrolase family protein (Members of this family of hydrolases with an active site Cys residue belong to MEROPS family C26.), translating into MKAKILLLALLLFSACQFIVTPGDASMGTAEQRQILLMHPTVGNLKTFEYLTTSGIFPLSSEYKVLGVYHTREAYDYHKSEMFIKKNGLKNVKLLRIDTPISPDSIYCSNGASSLFKQLVTDSRGVIFFGGPDIPPVTYGEPTNLLTVVTDPYRHYMELSFMFHLLGGSQNAAFRPLLEDKPNFGVLGICLGMQTMNVATGGTLYQDIPTDLYGLACADEVLQQDANRQHRNYHTNLTTDTTLFHGSFHQIKLAEGGKLVQLLSATESRPFVLSSHHQCVKVLGKGLIVGAWSIDGKVIEAVEHIQYPNVLGLQFHPEPRELYDSTMKLKFESNLSAKYSFAELYPGDKGENFNRAIWKLIGKIYEN; encoded by the coding sequence ATGAAGGCAAAGATTTTATTGTTGGCGCTACTGCTATTTTCAGCATGTCAATTTATTGTGACGCCCGGTGATGCTTCCATGGGCACTGCCGAACAGCGGCAGATTTTGCTAATGCATCCCACGGTTGGTAATCTGAAGACTTTTGAATACTTAACCACCAGCGGCATTTTCCCTCTTTCTTCAGAATACAAAGTTTTGGGCGTTTACCATACTCGGGAAGCATACGATTACCATAAGTCGGAAATGTTCATCAAGAAGAATGGTTTGAAAAATGTAAAGCTTCTGCGCATCGATACCCCAATTTCACCCGATAGTATATACTGTAGCAATGGCGCATCTTCTCTATTTAAGCAGCTGGTGACCGATTCGCGTGGGGTAATATTCTTTGGTGGTCCCGATATTCCACCGGTCACGTATGGTGAACCCACAAATTTGCTGACAGTGGTTACCGATCCCTATCGCCATTACATGGAGCTGTCGTTTATGTTTCACCTTTTGGGTGGGAGCCAAAATGCGGCGTTTAGACCGCTACTTGAGGATAAGCCTAACTTTGGTGTTCTGGGTATCTGCTTGGGCATGCAAACCATGAATGTAGCTACAGGCGGAACGCTTTACCAGGATATCCCTACCGACCTTTACGGTTTGGCTTGTGCCGATGAGGTATTGCAACAGGATGCGAACCGCCAGCATCGGAATTACCATACAAACCTTACGACTGACACCACGCTGTTTCACGGTAGCTTTCACCAAATTAAGCTTGCCGAAGGAGGAAAGCTTGTGCAGCTTTTGTCTGCTACAGAGAGTAGACCCTTTGTGCTTAGTAGCCATCACCAATGCGTAAAGGTTCTGGGCAAGGGACTCATCGTGGGCGCTTGGTCCATTGATGGAAAGGTGATAGAGGCTGTTGAGCATATTCAGTATCCCAACGTTTTAGGGTTGCAGTTTCACCCTGAACCTCGGGAACTGTATGATTCCACCATGAAGTTGAAGTTTGAGTCGAATCTTTCCGCAAAGTATTCCTTTGCGGAACTTTACCCGGGAGATAAGGGCGAGAATTTCAACCGGGCAATTTGGAAGCTAATTGGCAAGATATATGAGAACTAA
- a CDS encoding TIGR01212 family radical SAM protein (This family includes YhcC from E. coli K-12, an uncharacterized radical SAM protein.): MSSTDTTYPWGDNRRYNTYSGYFRRTFGGRVQKLTIDAGFTCPNRDGTVGTGGCTYCNNDAFNPSYCNAVKPILQQVEEGIEFHANRYRRAESFLAYFQAFSNTHAPLERLKEIYAQALAHPKVIGLVIGTRPDCIDEAKLDYFAELAQHHYVIVEYGIESCHNQTLERINRGHTYEQAEWAIRETAKRGIRTGAHLIFGLPGESREEMLSEAAIISQLPLDTVKFHQLQIVKDTAMEKEFIANPEQFHLFGLEEYLSFLANFLERFNPNIVVERFVNEVPPWFLVAPNWGSYRADQLGVMFEKLLEARNTWQGKEYR; encoded by the coding sequence GTGAGCAGCACCGATACTACATACCCCTGGGGAGATAACCGCCGCTACAACACCTACTCCGGCTACTTCCGCCGAACCTTTGGCGGTCGGGTTCAAAAGCTCACCATTGATGCAGGTTTCACCTGTCCCAACCGTGATGGAACAGTAGGCACCGGTGGCTGCACCTACTGCAACAACGACGCCTTTAACCCCAGCTACTGCAATGCGGTAAAGCCAATTCTCCAGCAGGTGGAAGAGGGCATTGAGTTTCACGCTAACCGGTATCGACGCGCCGAGAGTTTTCTGGCCTACTTTCAGGCTTTCTCCAATACCCACGCCCCACTCGAAAGATTGAAGGAAATCTATGCTCAAGCTCTAGCCCATCCAAAGGTTATTGGGCTGGTTATCGGTACCCGCCCCGACTGCATCGACGAGGCTAAGCTCGACTACTTTGCCGAGCTGGCACAGCATCACTACGTTATTGTGGAGTATGGCATTGAAAGCTGCCATAACCAAACGCTGGAGCGGATCAACCGTGGACACACTTACGAACAGGCCGAGTGGGCCATTCGCGAAACAGCCAAGCGCGGTATACGTACTGGTGCCCACCTCATTTTTGGGTTGCCCGGTGAATCCAGAGAGGAGATGCTCAGCGAGGCAGCCATCATCTCCCAGCTGCCGCTCGATACGGTAAAGTTCCACCAGCTGCAGATTGTAAAGGATACGGCCATGGAGAAGGAGTTTATTGCCAACCCAGAGCAGTTCCATCTCTTTGGGTTGGAGGAGTACCTCTCGTTCCTAGCCAACTTTCTCGAAAGATTTAACCCGAATATCGTTGTGGAGCGATTTGTGAATGAAGTTCCACCCTGGTTCCTGGTGGCACCCAATTGGGGTAGCTACCGCGCCGACCAGCTTGGTGTAATGTTCGAGAAGTTGCTGGAAGCAAGGAATACATGGCAGGGGAAAGAGTATAGGTAG
- a CDS encoding MBL fold metallo-hydrolase yields MKLTFLGTGTSQGVPVIACPCPVCQSTDEHDKRLRTSALVEVDGVNILIDAGPDFRQQMLRARVKQLDGILLTHEHKDHIGGLDDVRAFNFVNRKPMDIYAEERVQNALKQEYAYVFADQRYPGIPEMNLFNLDGYPFDVCGVKVQPIRCFHYKLPVFGFRIGDLTYITDANFISEEEKEKMVGTKYLVINALRKQKHISHFTLSEALKLVEELSPRKAFITHISHQMGFYEEIMAELPQNVCLAYDGLVVDI; encoded by the coding sequence GTGAAGCTAACCTTCCTTGGTACCGGAACTTCACAGGGCGTCCCGGTAATTGCTTGTCCCTGTCCCGTGTGCCAGTCAACCGATGAGCACGATAAGCGGTTGCGCACCTCTGCATTGGTGGAGGTCGACGGTGTTAATATTCTCATTGATGCTGGTCCCGATTTTCGGCAGCAGATGCTTCGTGCCAGAGTAAAGCAGCTTGACGGCATTTTACTTACCCATGAGCACAAGGACCATATTGGTGGGCTCGACGATGTTAGGGCTTTTAACTTTGTGAACCGAAAGCCCATGGATATCTATGCTGAAGAACGTGTTCAAAATGCGTTAAAGCAGGAGTATGCCTACGTTTTTGCAGACCAACGGTATCCCGGAATTCCCGAAATGAACCTCTTCAATTTAGACGGATACCCATTTGACGTATGCGGTGTAAAGGTGCAGCCCATCCGCTGCTTTCACTATAAGCTGCCAGTCTTCGGCTTTCGCATTGGCGATTTAACCTACATTACCGACGCCAACTTTATTTCGGAGGAGGAGAAGGAGAAAATGGTTGGTACTAAATATTTGGTTATTAATGCTCTTCGAAAACAAAAGCATATTTCTCATTTCACATTGAGTGAGGCTTTAAAGCTCGTTGAAGAGCTTAGCCCGCGCAAGGCTTTCATCACGCATATTTCGCACCAGATGGGATTTTATGAGGAGATAATGGCTGAATTGCCCCAGAATGTTTGCTTAGCCTACGATGGATTGGTGGTAGATATTTAA
- a CDS encoding SAM-dependent methyltransferase: protein MEKATFVQIIPMTGKLYLIPTTLGEGNPADVLPEHTLEVARSLTTFVVENLRSARRFLSKIGILTHIDQLTFFELNEHTDLTTVTAMIGPALKGVNIGLLSEAGAPAVADPGAPLVRLAHSKGIQVVPLTGPSSILLSLMASGLNGQNFAFQGYLPVKPPERQKRLREIESTSFREKQTQVFIEAPYRNMQLLNDILTTCSGGTYLCIAVDITLESEYILTKTISSWKKPLPELHKRPCIFLLLKE from the coding sequence ATGGAAAAAGCTACATTTGTCCAAATTATTCCTATGACCGGCAAGCTTTACCTTATTCCCACCACCCTTGGCGAGGGTAATCCAGCAGATGTTTTACCGGAACACACGCTGGAAGTAGCACGTTCGCTCACCACCTTTGTTGTCGAAAATCTGCGCAGTGCTCGACGCTTTTTGAGTAAAATAGGCATTCTTACCCACATCGATCAGCTCACCTTCTTTGAGTTAAACGAGCACACTGACCTAACCACAGTAACCGCCATGATTGGACCGGCCCTGAAGGGAGTAAACATTGGACTGCTTTCCGAAGCTGGAGCTCCCGCTGTGGCCGACCCCGGTGCGCCGCTGGTGCGCCTAGCTCATAGCAAGGGCATTCAAGTTGTGCCGCTAACTGGGCCATCCTCCATTCTGCTAAGCTTGATGGCTTCAGGGCTCAACGGTCAAAACTTTGCCTTTCAAGGCTACCTGCCCGTAAAGCCACCGGAACGGCAAAAGCGGCTGCGAGAAATTGAATCCACCTCGTTTAGGGAGAAGCAGACACAGGTATTTATTGAAGCACCTTACCGGAACATGCAGCTGCTAAACGACATTCTCACCACCTGCAGCGGTGGCACCTACCTTTGCATTGCCGTTGACATAACACTTGAGTCGGAGTACATACTCACCAAAACCATCAGCAGCTGGAAAAAACCGCTACCTGAACTGCACAAGCGCCCCTGCATTTTCCTGCTATTGAAGGAGTAA
- a CDS encoding outer membrane protein transport protein has protein sequence MKRQLLRNVLITMSLLGMSTASMATDGYFSLGYGTINKGLAGAGTAFYQASLIGGNPAGNVFNSSQWNLAAALFNPNRQYTITGNPSGMPNTFGLTPGTVKSDSKYFIMPSVGKNWKINDKSALTFAFYGNGGMNTNYPTATFYDPSSSSTGVNLAQMFLDVAYSYKLAEKHSIGVSGLFAYQYFSAKGLASFGMMSSDPTNLSGNGTDNSTGFGLKVGYLGELFDGFWLGAKYQTKIYSKSFSKYAGLFAEQGKFEVPSNWSVGIAYNLTPTLTAMADVKRINYSESKAVSNPMMTSSGMNPLGADNGPGFGWKDVTAYKFALSYSGIKTWTLRAGYSFNNQPIPSSEVMFNILAPAVIQSHIALGCSKQLNDKGTALNFAFNYALNNSVSGPNPMEVPGQQTIKIEMNQVEFEVGITF, from the coding sequence ATGAAAAGACAACTACTAAGAAACGTGCTAATTACCATGAGCTTACTTGGGATGAGCACCGCAAGTATGGCCACCGACGGCTATTTTAGCCTAGGTTATGGCACCATAAATAAAGGTTTGGCTGGTGCAGGAACAGCCTTTTATCAAGCTTCACTGATTGGCGGAAACCCAGCGGGTAACGTATTCAACTCCAGCCAGTGGAATTTGGCTGCCGCACTCTTCAATCCAAATAGGCAATACACCATCACGGGAAACCCTTCAGGGATGCCTAACACCTTTGGTTTAACACCGGGAACTGTAAAGAGCGATTCCAAGTATTTTATCATGCCTAGCGTTGGTAAAAACTGGAAAATCAACGATAAAAGTGCCCTAACCTTTGCCTTTTACGGTAATGGAGGTATGAACACCAACTACCCAACAGCAACCTTCTACGATCCCAGCTCATCATCAACCGGAGTGAACCTCGCCCAGATGTTCTTAGACGTTGCTTACTCCTACAAATTGGCAGAAAAGCATAGCATTGGTGTGAGTGGTCTGTTTGCCTATCAATACTTTAGTGCAAAAGGTCTTGCCTCATTTGGGATGATGTCGTCCGATCCAACCAACCTAAGTGGCAACGGTACCGACAACAGTACCGGTTTTGGTCTAAAGGTTGGATACTTAGGTGAACTTTTCGACGGCTTCTGGCTTGGCGCTAAATACCAAACCAAGATTTACTCCAAATCGTTTTCGAAGTATGCTGGCCTATTTGCCGAGCAGGGTAAGTTTGAAGTTCCCTCCAACTGGAGCGTGGGTATTGCCTACAACCTCACCCCAACCCTTACGGCCATGGCCGATGTAAAACGCATTAACTACAGCGAATCCAAAGCCGTTTCCAACCCAATGATGACCTCCTCTGGCATGAATCCTCTTGGTGCTGACAACGGTCCTGGCTTTGGCTGGAAAGATGTTACCGCCTACAAATTTGCACTAAGCTACTCTGGAATTAAGACCTGGACCCTGAGGGCCGGTTACTCCTTCAACAATCAGCCCATTCCTTCGAGCGAGGTAATGTTCAACATTCTGGCCCCTGCAGTAATCCAAAGCCACATTGCACTGGGTTGCTCCAAGCAGCTGAACGACAAGGGTACTGCTCTTAACTTTGCTTTCAACTATGCATTGAACAACTCTGTTAGTGGTCCAAACCCCATGGAGGTTCCTGGACAGCAAACTATTAAAATAGAGATGAATCAGGTAGAATTTGAGGTTGGTATAACCTTTTAA
- a CDS encoding HXXEE domain-containing protein, whose translation MMKLETLIWLFPIAFMLHEFEEILFMKPWIKRNKSTIAARFPFLAPRFNTFTKGFSTRKFTLVVAEEFVLVSAIAFVAAEWDWYNLFVGVIMAYALHLLTHLVQFVIYRRYIPAIVTTIITAPYIGYAIFYMLSCGIVQVNLSLLIGLIAFVIIATNLALSHWFVKNIKF comes from the coding sequence ATGATGAAATTGGAGACGCTTATTTGGCTTTTCCCCATAGCGTTTATGCTGCACGAATTTGAGGAAATTCTTTTTATGAAGCCTTGGATTAAGCGCAACAAATCGACTATTGCTGCCCGATTTCCATTTCTTGCTCCTAGGTTTAATACTTTTACTAAAGGATTTTCGACCCGCAAGTTTACCTTGGTTGTTGCTGAGGAATTTGTGCTTGTGTCGGCAATTGCATTTGTTGCAGCGGAGTGGGATTGGTACAACCTATTTGTAGGGGTAATAATGGCTTACGCCCTGCACCTGCTTACTCATTTGGTTCAGTTTGTTATATATCGGAGGTACATCCCTGCAATAGTTACAACCATTATTACGGCTCCATATATTGGCTATGCTATTTTTTATATGCTTAGCTGTGGGATTGTGCAGGTGAACCTAAGCTTACTAATTGGCCTTATAGCATTTGTTATTATTGCAACAAACTTGGCCTTGAGCCATTGGTTTGTTAAAAATATCAAGTTTTAG
- a CDS encoding M20/M25/M40 family metallo-hydrolase, which yields MRKLYAIALLALPFSACFGQNSDSLVVRKLFNSALTSTTAYTNLKILTSEAPHRLAGSPGSFLAIKILYNQLKALNPDTIYLQPVTAYPWDRGEKEVVYATLKDGDKFPMHSCALGGSVGTGPNGINAQIVEVRSFDELKALGADKVKGKIVFFNAAVDPTIFNPGEGYGKFVYQRVAGASEAAKYGAVAALVRSVTNQLDTFPHTGIMHYADTTNEIPALAISTVDANKLSALLKENPETQVFVRNTSKNIPPIRCFNVIAELRGSEKPNEIITAGGHIDCWDVCEGANDDGVGLMHVMDIIQLYRSCGITPKRTIRVVLFLDEEMHQVGARAYAASVKEKGEKIYAALESDMGTDIIKGVGLSASPEQFAEFTKVMKVLQPYDIYQVRNGGGGTDVSFLKPLGVPTMSVIPSPQRYFEFHHNAKDTFDKIDLRQLQIGCAANAALVYLVDQNDIMGK from the coding sequence ATGAGAAAACTTTACGCAATAGCCCTATTAGCACTGCCTTTCTCGGCATGCTTTGGCCAAAATAGCGACTCCCTAGTTGTTCGCAAGCTTTTTAACTCTGCCTTAACGAGCACCACTGCCTATACAAACCTAAAAATATTGACTAGTGAAGCGCCACATCGCTTAGCGGGTTCGCCCGGTTCCTTTTTGGCCATTAAAATACTTTACAACCAGCTGAAGGCACTAAATCCAGACACTATTTACCTGCAACCAGTTACTGCATATCCCTGGGATAGAGGTGAAAAAGAGGTTGTTTATGCAACGCTAAAGGATGGAGATAAATTTCCCATGCACTCCTGTGCGCTCGGAGGTTCTGTTGGAACAGGTCCCAACGGAATAAACGCGCAAATTGTTGAGGTTAGAAGCTTTGATGAACTCAAGGCACTTGGAGCAGATAAGGTGAAAGGCAAAATTGTTTTCTTCAATGCAGCCGTTGATCCTACCATTTTTAATCCCGGAGAAGGTTACGGTAAATTTGTTTACCAGCGTGTGGCAGGTGCCTCTGAGGCAGCCAAGTATGGGGCAGTTGCTGCCTTAGTGCGGTCGGTAACCAACCAGCTGGACACCTTTCCGCATACTGGTATTATGCACTATGCCGATACTACCAACGAAATTCCAGCATTGGCAATTAGCACTGTTGATGCAAACAAACTTTCGGCACTGCTTAAGGAAAACCCAGAAACGCAGGTGTTTGTTCGCAATACCAGCAAAAATATACCACCGATTCGATGCTTCAACGTGATAGCCGAGCTACGTGGTAGCGAAAAGCCGAATGAAATAATCACAGCAGGAGGACACATCGATTGCTGGGACGTGTGCGAAGGAGCCAACGATGATGGTGTTGGTTTAATGCATGTTATGGACATAATTCAACTCTACCGTAGCTGTGGTATAACTCCCAAGCGCACCATTCGCGTAGTTCTATTCCTCGACGAGGAGATGCATCAAGTTGGGGCAAGAGCTTACGCTGCGAGTGTAAAAGAGAAGGGTGAAAAGATATACGCCGCACTTGAATCCGACATGGGAACAGATATTATAAAGGGCGTAGGTTTATCTGCCTCCCCTGAACAATTTGCAGAATTTACTAAAGTGATGAAGGTGCTTCAGCCTTACGACATCTACCAAGTTCGCAATGGCGGTGGTGGTACCGATGTTAGCTTTTTAAAACCGCTTGGCGTTCCAACCATGAGCGTAATTCCCAGCCCACAACGCTACTTCGAATTTCACCACAACGCAAAAGATACGTTTGACAAGATTGACCTTCGCCAGCTCCAAATTGGTTGTGCAGCCAATGCCGCGTTGGTTTACCTTGTCGACCAAAACGATATAATGGGTAAATAG
- the mnmA gene encoding tRNA 2-thiouridine(34) synthase MnmA has translation MKKRVVVGLSGGVDSSVAAYLLKQQGYEVIGMFMKNWHDNTGVLHGDCPFENDKMFAEMVARKLDIPFEYIDLSEEYRARVVDYMFSEYEKGRTPNPDVLCNREIKFDAFMKAAMRLNADFVATGHYCRKGEVTKDGHTYYQLLAGLDPNKDQSYFLCQLSQEQLKYALFPIGHLQKPEVRRIAAELGLATAERKDSQGICFVGKVDLPVFLQQKLKSKQGHIIEIPKEYYSLLPNVAADDLEAMAKPLIYSPNDGFVVGKHVGAQFYTIGQRKGLNVGGKLEPLFVIATDIEQNVVYVGQGQSHPGLYRSGLLISKDEIHWIRPDLKMQVGESRGYQLRIRYRQPLQQGKIHMLSEGLYFTFDEPQRGVTAGQFASWYDGDELLGSGPIWE, from the coding sequence ATGAAGAAGAGAGTTGTTGTCGGCTTGTCGGGTGGAGTAGATTCAAGTGTTGCTGCATATTTGCTCAAGCAGCAAGGCTATGAAGTTATCGGTATGTTCATGAAGAACTGGCACGACAATACCGGCGTGCTACACGGGGATTGCCCATTCGAGAACGACAAGATGTTTGCCGAAATGGTTGCCAGAAAATTGGATATTCCATTTGAATATATCGATCTGAGCGAGGAGTACAGGGCAAGAGTTGTGGACTATATGTTTTCGGAATACGAAAAGGGACGGACGCCCAACCCCGATGTGCTTTGCAATCGGGAAATTAAATTTGATGCGTTTATGAAGGCGGCCATGCGCCTCAATGCTGACTTTGTGGCAACTGGCCATTACTGTCGAAAGGGCGAGGTAACAAAGGATGGTCATACCTACTATCAACTATTGGCCGGACTGGATCCCAATAAGGACCAAAGCTACTTCCTATGCCAGCTTTCGCAGGAGCAGCTCAAGTATGCCCTTTTCCCCATTGGTCACCTTCAAAAGCCAGAGGTAAGAAGAATTGCAGCGGAGCTGGGTCTTGCCACGGCAGAACGCAAGGATTCTCAAGGAATCTGCTTTGTGGGCAAGGTTGATTTGCCCGTTTTCTTGCAGCAAAAGTTGAAGTCGAAGCAGGGCCATATTATTGAAATACCAAAGGAATACTATAGCTTACTTCCTAATGTTGCTGCGGATGATTTGGAAGCCATGGCTAAGCCTCTCATCTATTCACCCAACGATGGCTTTGTGGTTGGAAAGCATGTTGGCGCTCAGTTCTACACCATTGGTCAGCGTAAAGGGCTGAACGTAGGTGGGAAGTTGGAGCCACTTTTTGTGATTGCTACCGATATCGAACAAAATGTGGTGTATGTTGGGCAGGGACAATCGCATCCCGGACTATACCGTTCAGGACTGTTAATCTCAAAGGATGAGATTCACTGGATACGACCCGATTTGAAGATGCAGGTTGGTGAGTCGAGAGGCTACCAGCTTCGGATTCGCTATCGCCAGCCACTACAACAGGGAAAAATACACATGCTGAGTGAGGGGCTTTACTTCACTTTCGATGAACCACAGCGCGGTGTAACGGCTGGTCAGTTTGCCTCCTGGTACGATGGCGATGAGCTGCTAGGCTCAGGTCCAATTTGGGAATAA
- a CDS encoding phosphoribosylanthranilate isomerase — MIRVKVCCISSIKESKLAIQFGASALGLVGKMPSGPGIIADEMIAEIAAATPPSIATFLLTSETSTTTILNHYQKVHTSTIQLVDDVSYKCYRELRAQLPMVKLVQVIHVANEDSIDEALAIAPNVDAILLDSGNPNLEIKVLGGTGKTHDWNISRKIVEAVSIPVFLAGGLNPENARRAMEEVNPFGLDICSGVRTNGKLDPYKLEAFFRAVGY; from the coding sequence ATGATTCGCGTTAAAGTATGCTGTATTAGTAGCATTAAGGAATCCAAGTTGGCTATTCAATTTGGTGCATCAGCGTTGGGACTAGTTGGGAAAATGCCAAGTGGTCCCGGCATTATTGCCGATGAGATGATTGCCGAAATTGCAGCTGCAACGCCTCCTTCAATTGCCACCTTCTTGCTTACCAGCGAAACTTCTACAACAACCATCCTCAATCACTATCAGAAGGTGCACACAAGCACCATTCAGCTGGTTGATGACGTAAGCTATAAATGCTACCGTGAGCTGCGTGCTCAGCTACCCATGGTTAAGCTGGTGCAGGTTATTCATGTTGCCAATGAGGATTCAATTGACGAAGCGCTTGCTATTGCCCCTAATGTTGACGCCATTCTACTGGATAGTGGAAATCCCAACCTTGAAATAAAGGTGTTGGGGGGCACTGGCAAGACACACGACTGGAATATTAGCCGAAAAATTGTGGAGGCAGTTTCCATCCCAGTTTTTTTAGCAGGTGGGCTAAATCCCGAAAATGCACGACGTGCAATGGAGGAGGTTAATCCATTTGGCCTTGATATTTGTAGCGGTGTTAGAACCAACGGGAAGCTCGACCCCTATAAGTTGGAAGCCTTCTTCAGGGCTGTTGGGTACTAG